In Halosegnis marinus, one genomic interval encodes:
- a CDS encoding DUF309 domain-containing protein, with protein MDVPLADRLRAGVAVFNAGHYHAAHDAWEPPYRDADGPARDFLQGLIQYAAAAHHVTTGNREGAQGLADSALGYLDGADDRGIDLAPVRAWLRDCRDDYPAVAGERPPALALDGETPDLPDLRYPAAAVAAPLVAEATGYDAGALRAGAEYALADLADEEVGSPFVTLVLDFLAGERRGVIVTRLSQHVDRRRSREDDVKGLFD; from the coding sequence ATGGACGTGCCGCTCGCCGACCGCCTCCGCGCCGGCGTCGCCGTGTTCAACGCCGGTCACTACCACGCCGCCCACGACGCGTGGGAGCCGCCGTACCGCGACGCCGACGGCCCGGCGCGCGACTTCCTCCAGGGGCTCATCCAGTACGCCGCCGCGGCCCACCACGTCACGACGGGCAACCGCGAGGGGGCACAGGGGCTCGCGGACAGCGCGCTCGGCTACCTCGACGGCGCGGACGACCGCGGTATCGACCTCGCGCCCGTCCGCGCGTGGCTCCGCGACTGCCGGGACGACTACCCGGCCGTCGCGGGCGAGCGGCCGCCCGCGCTCGCGCTCGACGGGGAGACGCCCGACCTCCCGGACCTGCGCTACCCCGCGGCGGCCGTCGCCGCGCCGCTCGTCGCCGAGGCCACGGGCTACGACGCCGGCGCGTTGCGGGCGGGCGCGGAGTACGCGCTCGCGGACCTCGCCGACGAGGAGGTGGGGAGCCCCTTCGTGACCCTCGTCCTCGACTTCCTCGCCGGCGAGCGACGGGGCGTCATCGTCACGCGCCTCTCCCAGCACGTCGACCGACGGCGCTCCCGGGAGGACGACGTGAAGGGCCTGTTCGACTAG
- a CDS encoding protein-L-isoaspartate(D-aspartate) O-methyltransferase, with amino-acid sequence MSRERDRERMVARLRERDDIGERALDALAAVPRHEFVPPARRDEAYADRPLPIGEGQTISAPHMVAAMADLLDPRPGDRVLEIGTGCGYHAAVTAELGADVFSVEYHAPLAERARERLDRLGYGVAVRAGDGREGWPEHAPYDACYLTCAAESVPDALFAQVRPGGTLLAPVGGATQRLVAFTVGEGACVRDRTDHGGVRFVPLL; translated from the coding sequence GTGAGCCGCGAGCGCGACCGCGAGCGCATGGTCGCCCGCCTCCGCGAGCGGGACGACATCGGCGAGCGTGCTCTCGACGCGCTGGCCGCCGTCCCGCGCCACGAGTTCGTCCCCCCGGCGCGACGCGACGAGGCGTACGCCGACCGGCCGCTCCCCATCGGCGAGGGACAGACGATATCCGCGCCGCACATGGTCGCGGCGATGGCCGACCTGCTCGACCCCCGCCCGGGCGACCGCGTCCTCGAAATCGGCACCGGCTGTGGCTACCACGCCGCGGTGACGGCCGAACTCGGGGCCGACGTGTTCTCCGTCGAGTACCACGCGCCGCTGGCCGAGCGGGCACGGGAACGGCTCGACCGCCTCGGCTACGGCGTCGCGGTCAGGGCGGGCGACGGCCGCGAGGGCTGGCCCGAACACGCCCCCTACGACGCCTGCTACCTGACCTGCGCGGCCGAGTCGGTCCCGGACGCGCTGTTCGCGCAGGTTCGACCCGGCGGGACCCTGCTCGCCCCCGTCGGCGGCGCGACCCAGCGGCTGGTCGCGTTCACCGTCGGGGAGGGGGCGTGCGTGCGCGACCGCACCGACCACGGCGGCGTCCGGTTCGTCCCGCTGCTCTAG
- a CDS encoding DUF5790 family protein codes for MSQTSFDDEELFGEAASEMRETVESALADARAALPTADAVWEVEADNTLGVLNSLKGALDTGDAAAQLREAKKQFVIGQRADAFEDADDLEAEIAELEELLGDIEEAHESVSGLASTLPGLRGALEDAGEESDEDEE; via the coding sequence ATGAGTCAGACGAGTTTCGACGACGAGGAACTGTTCGGCGAGGCGGCCTCCGAGATGCGCGAGACGGTGGAGTCGGCGCTCGCCGACGCCCGCGCCGCGCTCCCCACGGCCGACGCCGTCTGGGAGGTCGAGGCCGACAACACGCTCGGCGTCCTCAACTCCCTGAAGGGCGCGCTCGACACCGGCGACGCGGCCGCACAGCTCCGCGAGGCGAAGAAGCAGTTCGTCATCGGCCAGCGCGCCGACGCCTTCGAGGACGCCGACGACCTCGAAGCCGAGATAGCCGAACTGGAGGAACTGCTCGGCGACATCGAGGAGGCCCACGAGTCCGTCTCGGGGCTGGCCTCTACCCTCCCCGGCCTGCGCGGCGCGCTGGAGGACGCGGGCGAGGAGAGCGACGAGGACGAGGAGTAG
- the pyrE gene encoding orotate phosphoribosyltransferase has protein sequence MTADLVAALRDADAVRFGEFELSHGGTSDYYVDKYLFETDPRCLELIADAFAERVGDHKLAGVALGAVPLVAATSVATGNPYVIVRKKTKEYGTGNRVEGRFEAGEEVVVLEDIATTGQSAVDAVEALREAGAVVNRVLVVVDREEGASELMAEHDIELESLLTASDLLENQ, from the coding sequence ATGACCGCAGACCTCGTCGCGGCGCTGCGCGACGCCGACGCCGTCCGGTTCGGGGAGTTCGAACTGTCGCACGGCGGCACCTCCGACTACTACGTCGACAAGTACCTCTTCGAGACGGACCCGCGCTGTCTCGAACTCATCGCCGACGCCTTCGCCGAGCGCGTCGGCGACCACAAGCTCGCGGGCGTCGCGCTCGGGGCCGTCCCGCTCGTCGCCGCCACCAGCGTCGCCACCGGCAACCCCTACGTCATCGTCCGCAAGAAGACGAAGGAGTACGGGACCGGGAACCGCGTCGAGGGCCGCTTCGAGGCGGGCGAGGAGGTCGTCGTGCTGGAGGACATCGCCACGACCGGGCAGTCCGCGGTGGACGCCGTCGAGGCGCTCCGGGAGGCCGGTGCCGTGGTGAATCGGGTGCTCGTCGTCGTGGACCGCGAGGAGGGCGCGAGCGAACTGATGGCCGAGCACGACATCGAACTGGAGTCGCTGCTGACTGCTTCCGACTTGTTGGAGAACCAGTAG
- a CDS encoding DUF7544 domain-containing protein, producing the protein MPLSATERLDDALDATLDLLTPFDAGRWLRLAVVAFFVGGLGGSASGGVQASGGDLLGGLGGLGGVVADLGGRGLNIELLVVAAVALFALLLALAFLYVGSVMEFVLVAALERREVSVREPFGTHRGRGARLFGFRLALFALVVLLVGGAVALGFALQGPGPRLLALLLAVPVALVVVPVVLLVHGLTTVFVVPAMYAERCGVLDGWRHVLPDLRANPGETAAYVLFSVVLSAIGATTIATVVGIIAAVLVLPVGALGLLVGAFTGGIGLVVLAPLFLVVGLAVAAVAAVLRVPVLVYLRHYALFVLADLSDTDLLAGAREATGAAPPGLDDANDAESA; encoded by the coding sequence ATGCCCCTCTCAGCGACGGAGCGTCTCGACGACGCCCTCGACGCGACGCTGGACCTCCTGACGCCGTTCGACGCCGGCCGCTGGCTCCGGCTCGCCGTCGTGGCCTTCTTCGTCGGCGGCCTCGGGGGGAGCGCCTCCGGCGGCGTGCAGGCGAGCGGCGGCGACCTCCTCGGCGGTCTCGGCGGCCTCGGGGGCGTCGTCGCCGACCTCGGGGGACGCGGCCTGAACATCGAACTCCTCGTCGTCGCGGCGGTCGCGCTGTTCGCCCTCCTGCTCGCGCTCGCCTTCCTCTACGTCGGGAGCGTGATGGAGTTCGTCCTCGTGGCCGCGCTGGAGCGGCGCGAGGTGTCCGTGCGCGAGCCGTTCGGCACGCACCGCGGGCGCGGCGCGCGACTGTTCGGCTTCCGCCTCGCGCTGTTCGCGCTCGTCGTCCTGCTCGTGGGCGGAGCCGTCGCGCTCGGCTTCGCCCTGCAGGGTCCCGGGCCGCGTCTGCTCGCGCTCCTGCTCGCCGTCCCCGTCGCGCTCGTCGTCGTCCCCGTCGTCCTGCTCGTCCACGGCCTGACGACGGTGTTCGTCGTCCCGGCGATGTACGCCGAGCGGTGCGGCGTGCTCGACGGCTGGCGACACGTCCTCCCCGACCTCCGCGCGAACCCGGGGGAGACGGCCGCGTACGTGCTGTTCTCCGTCGTCCTCTCGGCCATCGGCGCGACGACGATAGCCACCGTCGTCGGCATCATCGCCGCCGTCCTCGTCCTCCCGGTCGGCGCGCTCGGCCTCCTCGTCGGCGCGTTCACCGGGGGTATCGGCCTCGTGGTGCTCGCGCCGCTGTTCCTCGTCGTCGGCCTCGCCGTCGCGGCCGTCGCGGCCGTCCTCCGGGTGCCGGTGCTCGTCTACCTGCGCCACTACGCCCTGTTCGTCCTCGCGGACCTCTCGGACACCGACCTGCTCGCCGGCGCGCGCGAGGCGACGGGCGCGGCCCCGCCGGGGCTCGACGACGCGAACGACGCCGAGAGCGCCTGA
- a CDS encoding HVO_0476 family zinc finger protein: protein MSQSRVAVACPSCSPDAPTAHEVLKQADPATVRCGECGHIHKESLPEEETVARRTVVSQDGDSFAVQYERDPGEQVEVGDEFLLDTPEALMQVRVTAIETDEGRRGRVPFEEVETLWTRAVENVVVDVTLHPKEGGREETRSLELRVPGDEQFMVDETAQYGDEKFTVEGLVIRDGVADYDRKQFDYTGDSALAKDLKRVYARDETSSAWSAW, encoded by the coding sequence ATGAGTCAGTCACGCGTCGCGGTCGCGTGTCCGTCGTGTTCGCCGGACGCGCCGACCGCCCACGAGGTCTTGAAGCAGGCCGACCCCGCCACCGTCCGGTGTGGCGAGTGCGGCCACATCCACAAGGAGTCGCTCCCCGAGGAGGAGACGGTCGCGCGCCGCACCGTCGTCTCGCAGGACGGCGACTCCTTCGCCGTCCAGTACGAGCGCGACCCCGGCGAGCAGGTCGAGGTCGGCGACGAGTTCCTGCTCGACACCCCGGAGGCGCTGATGCAGGTGCGCGTCACGGCCATCGAGACGGACGAGGGGCGGCGCGGCCGCGTCCCCTTCGAGGAGGTGGAGACGCTGTGGACCCGCGCCGTCGAGAACGTCGTCGTGGACGTGACGCTCCACCCGAAGGAGGGCGGGCGCGAGGAGACCCGCTCGCTCGAACTCCGGGTGCCGGGCGACGAGCAGTTCATGGTGGACGAGACGGCCCAGTACGGCGACGAGAAGTTCACCGTCGAGGGGCTGGTCATCCGCGACGGCGTCGCCGACTACGACCGCAAGCAGTTCGACTACACCGGCGATTCGGCGCTCGCGAAGGACCTCAAGCGGGTGTACGCCCGCGACGAGACGTCGAGCGCGTGGTCGGCCTGGTAG
- a CDS encoding creatininase family protein, with protein MKLAEMSWTDARDADADVAFLPVGSTEQHGPHAPLGVDSLSAEAIAEAGAEAYDGEAVVAPAIPVGVAEEHRAFDGTMWVSEDAFRAYVGDAVRSLCDTVERVVVVNGHGGNTDALRELCGRITRDGDGYAVPFTWFDVVAPDVPLGHGGAVETSLVLHLRPDLVREERFDEAREGMGERFGVFVDGTNVAYDFDEFTEAGNIGDPNEASAELGEELLAEAAAALANVAAATAER; from the coding sequence ATGAAGCTCGCCGAGATGTCGTGGACGGACGCCCGCGACGCCGACGCCGATGTCGCCTTCCTCCCCGTCGGGAGCACCGAACAGCACGGCCCGCACGCGCCGCTCGGGGTGGACTCCCTCTCCGCGGAAGCCATCGCCGAGGCCGGCGCGGAGGCGTACGACGGCGAGGCCGTCGTCGCGCCCGCCATCCCGGTGGGGGTCGCGGAGGAGCACCGCGCGTTCGACGGGACGATGTGGGTCAGCGAGGACGCCTTCCGCGCGTACGTCGGGGACGCCGTCCGGTCGCTGTGCGACACCGTCGAGCGCGTGGTGGTCGTGAACGGCCACGGGGGTAACACCGACGCGCTCCGTGAACTCTGTGGCCGAATCACCCGCGACGGCGACGGCTACGCGGTTCCGTTCACGTGGTTCGACGTGGTGGCGCCCGACGTGCCGCTGGGCCACGGCGGCGCGGTCGAGACCTCGCTCGTCCTGCATCTGCGCCCCGACCTCGTCCGCGAGGAGCGGTTCGACGAGGCGCGCGAGGGGATGGGCGAGCGGTTCGGCGTCTTCGTCGACGGGACGAACGTCGCCTACGACTTCGACGAGTTCACCGAGGCCGGCAACATCGGCGACCCGAACGAGGCGTCGGCGGAACTGGGCGAGGAACTGCTCGCGGAGGCGGCGGCGGCGCTGGCGAACGTGGCGGCCGCCACGGCCGAGCGGTAG
- a CDS encoding PQQ-binding-like beta-propeller repeat protein, with translation MNEGESPTPPGALAASASRRSFLTAVGVGTVASVGLAGRAAASTDEWVELWELPAESPQQAPAAGDETVYVPAAGVVKAVDAETGDAAWARPVGDTVAEAGLLVDADGVVVGTETGTLRRLRASDGETVWERSLGAPVEGLTAVAGRTVVQTRDALVAVGAGGEEAWRAPLDASDGDAAVPPVAGAGVVVGSRGRTVAAVDAASGEPLWTDTRSEGDGVRALAVWEDGVVVGGATTTASLTLDRGEPLWTRETGTNALAVAGSSLYAMGPDGTDALDPASGRTERSFGVAATPAGGLTVAEIEPHGVSVVLSGTTDGTPTLVAVEADSGTEHWRLEGRGEGFGRAALADERLVVQDRERGVTVAHGEPPDEMEAPDATAASDDGNGGGGLAFDRAVAVVSVLVTIAAGLVGLAQLLHDRKQ, from the coding sequence TTGAACGAGGGGGAGTCACCGACCCCGCCGGGCGCGCTCGCGGCGAGCGCGTCGCGGCGGTCGTTCCTGACCGCGGTCGGCGTCGGCACGGTCGCCAGCGTCGGCCTCGCCGGGCGCGCCGCGGCCTCCACGGACGAGTGGGTCGAACTGTGGGAACTGCCCGCCGAGTCGCCACAGCAGGCGCCCGCCGCGGGCGACGAGACGGTGTACGTCCCCGCCGCCGGGGTCGTCAAGGCCGTCGATGCGGAGACCGGGGACGCGGCGTGGGCCCGGCCGGTCGGCGACACCGTCGCCGAGGCGGGACTGCTCGTCGACGCGGACGGCGTGGTCGTCGGCACCGAGACGGGAACCCTGCGCCGCCTGCGCGCGAGCGACGGCGAGACGGTCTGGGAGCGCTCGCTCGGCGCGCCGGTGGAGGGGCTGACGGCGGTCGCGGGCCGGACGGTCGTGCAGACGCGCGACGCGCTCGTGGCCGTCGGCGCCGGGGGCGAGGAGGCGTGGCGGGCGCCGCTCGACGCCTCGGACGGGGATGCGGCCGTCCCGCCCGTCGCGGGCGCGGGGGTCGTCGTCGGGAGCCGCGGCCGGACCGTGGCGGCCGTTGACGCCGCCTCCGGCGAGCCGCTGTGGACGGATACCCGGAGCGAGGGCGACGGCGTCCGCGCGCTCGCCGTGTGGGAGGACGGGGTCGTCGTCGGGGGCGCGACGACCACCGCGTCGCTGACGCTCGACCGCGGGGAGCCGCTGTGGACGCGAGAGACGGGCACGAACGCCCTCGCGGTCGCGGGGTCGTCGCTGTACGCGATGGGGCCGGACGGAACCGACGCGCTCGACCCCGCCTCGGGCCGGACGGAGCGGTCGTTCGGCGTCGCGGCGACCCCGGCCGGCGGCCTCACAGTCGCCGAGATAGAGCCCCACGGCGTCTCGGTCGTCCTTTCGGGGACGACCGACGGGACGCCGACGCTCGTGGCCGTCGAGGCCGATTCGGGGACGGAACACTGGCGATTGGAGGGACGCGGCGAGGGGTTCGGCCGCGCGGCACTCGCCGACGAACGGCTGGTGGTGCAGGACCGCGAGCGCGGCGTCACCGTCGCGCACGGCGAACCGCCGGACGAGATGGAGGCGCCCGACGCGACGGCCGCGTCGGACGACGGAAACGGGGGCGGCGGCCTCGCCTTCGACCGCGCCGTCGCCGTCGTCAGCGTCCTCGTCACCATCGCCGCGGGGCTGGTCGGACTGGCGCAGCTGCTGCACGACAGGAAGCAGTAG
- a CDS encoding aminopeptidase, producing MTDLAAPARTAVEQCLALDADESLLVVTDDERAPVGEALYEAARDVTNDAQIVRFPPRDQHAEEPPAAVAAAMTEADAFLAPTTKSLSHTRARSAACEAGARGATLPGITEEVFAVGLDADYEEIADECAAMLEQVAGAEEIRVTSPQGTDITFAFGDREWHDDTGIVRGDGDFSNLPAGEVFVSPTTANGTYVVDGTVSPHGLLDEGHTVEVTVEDGYVTDFSDPDVAAEFERAAEEVGEDAYNLAELGIGTNVAVSELVGSVLLDEKAGGTVHIAVGDDASIGGDTSAPIHSDGVLREPTVYADGEVVELPQVE from the coding sequence ATGACCGACCTCGCCGCCCCCGCCCGCACCGCCGTCGAACAGTGTCTCGCCCTCGACGCCGACGAGTCCCTGCTCGTCGTGACCGACGACGAGCGCGCCCCCGTCGGCGAGGCGCTGTACGAGGCGGCCCGCGACGTGACGAACGACGCGCAGATAGTCCGGTTCCCGCCGCGCGACCAGCACGCCGAGGAGCCGCCCGCCGCGGTCGCCGCCGCGATGACGGAGGCCGACGCCTTCCTCGCGCCGACCACCAAGTCGCTCTCGCACACCCGGGCGCGCTCGGCGGCCTGCGAGGCCGGCGCGCGCGGCGCGACCCTGCCGGGCATCACCGAGGAGGTGTTCGCGGTCGGACTCGACGCCGACTACGAGGAAATCGCCGACGAGTGTGCCGCGATGCTCGAACAGGTGGCCGGAGCCGAGGAGATACGCGTCACGTCGCCGCAGGGCACCGACATCACCTTCGCGTTCGGCGACCGCGAGTGGCACGACGACACCGGCATCGTCCGCGGCGACGGCGACTTCTCGAACCTCCCGGCCGGCGAGGTGTTCGTCTCGCCGACGACCGCGAACGGCACCTACGTCGTGGACGGGACCGTCAGCCCGCACGGCCTCCTCGACGAGGGCCACACGGTCGAGGTGACCGTCGAGGACGGCTACGTCACCGACTTCTCCGACCCCGACGTGGCCGCGGAGTTCGAGCGCGCCGCCGAGGAAGTCGGCGAGGACGCGTACAACCTCGCGGAACTCGGCATCGGGACGAACGTCGCCGTCTCCGAACTCGTCGGCTCGGTCCTGCTCGACGAGAAGGCGGGGGGGACCGTCCACATCGCCGTCGGCGACGACGCCTCCATCGGCGGCGACACCTCCGCGCCCATCCACTCCGACGGCGTGCTCCGCGAGCCGACGGTGTACGCGGACGGGGAGGTCGTAGAGCTCCCGCAGGTCGAGTAG
- the azf gene encoding NAD-dependent glucose-6-phosphate dehydrogenase Azf, which translates to MDDPVLLTGAGGRVGGAILDGLADEYDWRLLYHSQPATEPDAEFLVGDVTDAELMAEACEGVGAVIHLAGDPRPDAPWDSVLANNIDGTKVLYDAAVEAGVERFVFASSNHAVGHYETDRKPDLYRADDDFRLDGTELPRPGNFYGVSKAAGETLGRFYHDEHGIKVCNVRIGNLTEGHPPVDYERGQAMWLSHRDCAHLHARTLEADYEYEIVYGISDNDRKYYSIERAKAVLGYEPMDNSADFDGRERVADGN; encoded by the coding sequence ATGGACGACCCCGTGCTGTTGACCGGCGCCGGCGGGCGGGTCGGCGGGGCGATTCTCGACGGGCTCGCCGACGAGTACGACTGGCGACTGCTCTACCACAGCCAGCCCGCGACCGAGCCCGACGCGGAGTTCCTCGTCGGCGACGTGACCGACGCGGAGCTGATGGCCGAGGCCTGCGAGGGCGTCGGCGCCGTCATCCACCTCGCGGGCGACCCCCGGCCGGACGCGCCGTGGGACTCCGTCCTCGCGAACAACATCGACGGCACGAAGGTGCTGTACGACGCCGCCGTCGAGGCCGGCGTGGAGCGGTTCGTCTTCGCCTCCTCGAACCACGCCGTCGGCCACTACGAGACGGACCGCAAGCCCGACCTCTACCGCGCCGACGACGACTTCCGCCTCGACGGCACGGAACTCCCCCGTCCGGGGAACTTCTACGGCGTCTCGAAGGCCGCCGGCGAGACGCTCGGCCGCTTCTACCACGACGAACACGGCATCAAGGTGTGTAACGTCCGCATCGGCAACCTCACCGAGGGGCACCCGCCCGTCGACTACGAGCGCGGGCAGGCGATGTGGCTCTCCCATCGCGACTGCGCCCACCTCCACGCCCGCACGCTGGAGGCCGACTACGAGTACGAGATCGTCTACGGCATCTCGGACAACGACCGGAAGTACTACTCCATCGAGCGCGCGAAGGCGGTGCTCGGCTACGAGCCGATGGACAACTCCGCCGACTTCGACGGCCGCGAGCGGGTCGCGGACGGGAACTGA
- a CDS encoding single-stranded DNA binding protein, which produces MSDIEDVYEDLDDPDPSLEEFREAVEAKVEQMGGLADEETAAMLIAHELTEGEVEGIADIEPGMEEAKFVAKVLSVGELRTFERDEGEDGQVVNLEVADETGRVRVALWDDDAAAAVEELAAGQVLRISGRPKEGYNGLEVSADRVEGDDETDVDVEIGDASSIDGLTIGQSDVNLVGRVLGTDEVRTFSRDDGSEGRVANLTLGDETGRVRVTLWDEQADRAEELSEGVSVEVIDGYVRERDGALELHVGDRGAVEEIDEEVTYVPDTTDIGSVEIGQTVDIAGVVRSADPKRTFDRDDGSEGQVRNIRVQDATGDIRVALWGDKADKDIGPGDEVLCADVEIQDGWQDDLEASAGWRSTVSLLDDGATSASGDVDADTDDGTGEQGLGAFAGGDSEGDDAATGSDPDTGGATAGTASAATAETREFTGTVVQTGDPVMLDNGEEALTVATSEEVRLGQEVTVRGELRDGTLHAEELF; this is translated from the coding sequence ATGAGCGACATCGAGGACGTCTACGAGGACCTCGACGACCCCGACCCCTCGCTGGAGGAGTTCCGCGAGGCGGTGGAGGCGAAGGTGGAGCAGATGGGGGGCCTCGCGGACGAGGAGACCGCGGCGATGCTCATCGCCCACGAGCTCACGGAGGGTGAGGTCGAGGGCATCGCGGACATCGAACCCGGGATGGAGGAGGCGAAGTTCGTCGCGAAGGTGCTGTCGGTGGGCGAACTCCGGACGTTCGAGCGCGACGAGGGCGAGGACGGGCAGGTCGTCAACCTCGAGGTCGCGGACGAGACGGGCCGCGTGCGGGTGGCGCTGTGGGACGACGACGCCGCGGCGGCGGTCGAGGAGCTGGCCGCCGGACAGGTGCTGCGCATCTCCGGCCGGCCGAAGGAGGGGTACAACGGGCTGGAGGTGAGCGCCGACCGCGTCGAGGGGGACGACGAGACGGACGTGGACGTGGAGATCGGCGACGCCTCGTCCATCGACGGGCTGACCATCGGGCAGTCGGACGTGAACCTCGTCGGGCGCGTGCTCGGTACCGACGAGGTCCGGACGTTCTCGCGCGACGACGGCTCCGAGGGCCGGGTGGCGAACCTCACGCTCGGCGACGAGACGGGCCGCGTGCGCGTCACGCTGTGGGACGAGCAGGCCGACCGCGCGGAGGAGCTGTCGGAGGGCGTCTCCGTCGAGGTCATCGACGGCTACGTCCGCGAGCGCGACGGCGCGCTCGAACTCCACGTCGGGGACCGCGGCGCCGTCGAGGAGATAGACGAGGAGGTGACCTACGTCCCGGACACGACCGACATCGGGAGCGTCGAGATCGGCCAGACGGTCGATATCGCGGGCGTCGTCCGCTCGGCTGACCCGAAGCGGACCTTCGACCGCGACGACGGCTCCGAGGGGCAGGTGCGCAACATCCGCGTGCAGGACGCCACGGGCGACATCCGCGTCGCGCTGTGGGGCGACAAGGCGGACAAGGACATCGGCCCCGGCGACGAGGTGCTGTGTGCCGACGTGGAGATACAGGACGGCTGGCAGGACGACCTCGAAGCCTCCGCCGGCTGGCGCTCGACCGTCTCGCTGCTCGACGACGGCGCGACGAGCGCGAGCGGCGACGTGGACGCCGACACCGACGACGGCACGGGCGAGCAGGGGCTCGGCGCGTTCGCCGGCGGGGACTCGGAGGGCGACGACGCCGCGACCGGGTCCGACCCCGACACCGGCGGCGCGACCGCCGGCACCGCGAGCGCCGCGACCGCCGAGACGCGGGAGTTCACCGGCACGGTCGTCCAGACGGGCGACCCGGTGATGCTCGACAACGGCGAGGAGGCGCTGACCGTGGCGACGAGCGAGGAGGTCCGCCTCGGCCAGGAGGTGACCGTCCGCGGCGAACTGCGCGACGGCACGCTTCACGCCGAGGAGCTGTTCTGA
- a CDS encoding type II glyceraldehyde-3-phosphate dehydrogenase, translated as MIQVAVNGYGTIGKRVADAVTAQPDMELVGVAKTSPNHEAETAVENGYPLYAAIEDRLDLFAEAGIEVAGLVEEMVEGADVVVDATPSGIGAENKALYEAHDTPALYQGGEDADLVDTSFNARGNYADAEGADHVRVVSCNTTGLSRLLAPLDEAYGVEKARVTLVRRGGDPGQTGRGPINDILPNPVTLPSHHGPDVNTIFPELNIDTLGMKVPATLMHTHSVNVTLDEVPDADDVRDLLAGEDRLFLIPPAYGIDGAGKLKEFAMDRGRPRADIWENCIWDESITVEDDDLYLFQAIHQESDVVPENVDAVRAVLGAADREESMARTDEAMGLGF; from the coding sequence ATGATACAGGTCGCGGTCAACGGCTACGGCACCATCGGGAAGCGCGTCGCGGACGCCGTGACGGCACAGCCGGACATGGAACTGGTCGGCGTCGCCAAGACCAGCCCGAACCACGAGGCCGAGACGGCCGTCGAGAACGGCTACCCGCTGTACGCCGCCATCGAGGACCGACTCGACCTGTTCGCCGAGGCGGGCATCGAGGTGGCCGGACTCGTTGAGGAGATGGTCGAGGGCGCGGACGTGGTCGTGGACGCGACGCCCTCCGGCATCGGCGCGGAGAACAAGGCGCTCTACGAGGCCCACGACACGCCCGCGCTGTATCAGGGCGGCGAGGACGCCGACCTCGTGGACACGAGCTTCAACGCGCGCGGCAACTACGCCGACGCCGAGGGAGCAGACCACGTCCGCGTCGTCTCGTGTAACACGACCGGGCTGTCGCGCCTGCTCGCGCCGCTCGACGAGGCGTACGGCGTCGAGAAAGCCCGGGTTACCCTCGTCCGGCGCGGCGGCGACCCCGGCCAGACCGGCCGCGGCCCCATCAACGACATCCTCCCGAACCCGGTCACCCTGCCCTCGCACCACGGGCCGGACGTGAACACGATATTCCCGGAGCTGAACATCGACACGCTCGGGATGAAGGTGCCCGCGACGCTGATGCACACCCACTCGGTCAACGTCACGCTCGACGAGGTCCCCGACGCGGACGACGTGCGCGACCTGCTGGCCGGCGAGGACCGGCTGTTCCTGATTCCCCCGGCGTACGGCATCGACGGCGCGGGGAAGCTCAAGGAGTTCGCGATGGACCGCGGTCGCCCCCGCGCGGACATCTGGGAGAACTGCATCTGGGACGAGTCGATAACCGTCGAGGACGACGACCTCTACCTGTTCCAGGCCATCCACCAGGAGTCGGACGTGGTGCCGGAGAACGTCGACGCCGTGCGCGCGGTGCTCGGCGCCGCCGACCGCGAGGAGTCGATGGCCCGCACGGACGAGGCGATGGGGCTCGGCTTCTGA
- a CDS encoding dihydroneopterin aldolase family protein gives MDPTDPEAACFEAGIKFGSLYHQFAGTPVSPESTDSLERAMAEAIENQPYCESVTVEIHEERVRDAIDHAEAYTELTGALMDVDMTVDYDGVVVHTEMRMADGYPRMRVVDVSDKR, from the coding sequence ATGGACCCGACCGACCCGGAGGCCGCCTGCTTCGAGGCGGGCATCAAGTTCGGCTCGCTCTACCACCAGTTCGCGGGGACGCCCGTCTCCCCCGAGTCGACCGACTCTCTCGAACGCGCGATGGCCGAGGCCATCGAGAACCAGCCGTACTGCGAGTCCGTCACGGTCGAGATCCACGAGGAGCGGGTGCGCGACGCCATCGACCACGCCGAGGCGTACACCGAACTCACGGGCGCGCTGATGGACGTGGACATGACCGTCGACTACGACGGCGTCGTCGTGCACACGGAGATGCGGATGGCGGACGGCTACCCCCGAATGCGTGTCGTCGACGTGTCAGACAAGCGTTAA